The following are from one region of the Arcobacter defluvii genome:
- a CDS encoding DUF6781 family protein, translating to MLENMKNEISIGISKMCKTGEENTQELKNIIETAVSKAAISTKKNLADITKIMEEIIQVSIKELEKQNSLTKKNIDTIINATVTAFNENTQELISEIDMELLKTKYSFQEKQDILSMKLKDSIDDAIKTQENIYEKILEAVKINTEKALEKGKLNVQKVKELSEATILTVIERAESNKSDIEKSIEGAIDGLKEGIINSVENTRIEILNAKEKSNTFIEEEIKEVILNLESLDKSFKESLINTSNKVNNLAKESIQRNIDEIKNNSKKTIDEVTKIAKGAIIGMINGAKDAMKKDK from the coding sequence ATGTTAGAAAATATGAAAAATGAAATTTCTATTGGAATATCAAAAATGTGTAAAACTGGAGAAGAAAATACTCAGGAGTTGAAAAATATTATTGAAACAGCTGTTTCAAAAGCTGCAATAAGTACAAAAAAAAATTTAGCAGATATTACTAAGATAATGGAAGAAATTATTCAAGTATCTATAAAAGAATTGGAAAAACAAAATAGCTTAACGAAAAAAAATATTGACACTATTATAAATGCTACAGTAACTGCTTTTAATGAAAATACACAAGAATTAATAAGTGAAATTGATATGGAACTTTTAAAAACAAAATATAGCTTCCAAGAAAAGCAAGACATTTTATCTATGAAATTAAAAGATAGTATAGATGATGCAATTAAAACTCAAGAAAATATATATGAAAAGATTCTAGAAGCTGTAAAAATTAATACAGAGAAAGCCCTAGAAAAAGGGAAATTAAATGTACAAAAAGTTAAAGAACTATCTGAAGCAACTATTTTAACAGTAATCGAAAGAGCTGAAAGTAATAAAAGTGATATTGAAAAAAGTATAGAAGGTGCAATTGATGGTTTAAAAGAGGGAATAATAAATAGTGTAGAAAATACAAGAATAGAAATCTTAAATGCAAAAGAAAAATCTAATACTTTTATAGAAGAAGAGATAAAAGAAGTTATTTTAAACTTGGAATCTTTAGATAAATCGTTTAAAGAATCATTAATAAATACTTCAAATAAAGTAAATAACCTAGCAAAAGAATCTATTCAAAGAAATATTGATGAAATAAAAAATAATTCTAAAAAAACAATAGATGAAGTAACAAAAATTGCAAAAGGTGCAATAATAGGTATGATTAATGGTGCAAAAGATGCAATGAAAAAAGATAAGTAA